From the Anoplolepis gracilipes chromosome 15, ASM4749672v1, whole genome shotgun sequence genome, the window TTTCAGGGGAAATATGCGTTGCTACGGGATTTGGCGGGATTGGCGGTGCGAAATATAGAAAACGACATAAAAACCGAATGCGAAGTGCCATTAACGGAAGAAATATATCGTTCCTTCACGGAATTTAGAAGAAAATCGAGGCAAGCCGTGCTGAACGCCCTGGAAGACGAGCTTCATGTATacgagataatttatttattttatattttactttcggatttatttaatctatttttccaAGATTACAAAGCGTCACAATTTAATTACAGCAAACTCAATTCTCGTATCCCAATCAAGCGAAAACGTCCAGCTTCCGCGTCGTTCGTGTAGTAGATTCGGAGGGACATATTAGAGCCGTACGCGAAAGCACGCAAACCGAGTTTGTCTGCAGAAGACAAGGCTACTTTGTTCATCCTAAAAGTTGCAACAGGTGATAAAGTAACTAACTAATAATAACGCGAtctgtgtaaaataaatttaaacgcaAGAAGGGTATAAACTAGTCATTTCGCAGATTCTATCGCTGCGTGAAATTCAATCAAGCGATAGAGGACTATTCCGTCTTTGAATTCGATTGCCCGGCCGGTCTGTCATTCGACGAGCGTACCGAAGTCTGCGTCTGGCCGGGTTCCTTGCCTCAGGGCTCACCTTGTCCCGGCAGCAGCGAGATTGCTCCCGTTGCACCGAAGAGATTCGAATGCTCTCAACCTGGCTACTATGCGGATCCACAAAACTGTCGTTGGTTTTTCGCCTGCATGGACTTGGGTACGTCAAAATTCTTACATCATtgttatttatctatatatatttttttaaattgcgtaattgaaaaaaatatacctcattttatgtaattattatttaaataaatatgacatgCAACTTCATATATCGACAGGCGAATCAGAGTTGATGGCGTTCGAGTTTCGCTGTCCGTATGGCTTGGTGTTTGACGAGAAGAGATTAGTATGCGAGTGGCCCTGGCTGGTTCCGGCTTGCTCGGAATCTGGATCGGCTTATACCAGGGCAGAATACAATTACGGAGGAGGATACACCGTGGCGGGAAGTTCTACGGGAGCCGCTACTGGTGGTTACATTACCGGTGGTTTACCGCAATATTCCGCTACGGCCGGAACGGGTTACTCTAACGTGGACTATTCTAAAACAGCCGGCACTGGTGTCCATGGaggaaattattttgcaggaTCCACCGTAGGATACCACGGTAAACACACTTCCGGCGCTGCCGCGGTCTCTGGATACGTAGGATCCTCTGGTTTAATTGGTGTCGATTATTCAAAGCCAAGCGGATACGGCACTGTATCCTCTATTCCGACGTATACTGGACGCGTCGATTCGGTACTTCCTGCGGGAGAAAGTAGTACAGGATATTCTGCGTCGAATGATAAAATTAGCAATACCGGATATACTGTATCCACCGGATATGGAAGTGGTAGCAGATATTCTGGTGGATACACCGGGTCATCGGGAGGAATTACTACAGGCTTCTCTGGATCTGCAGCGAGAGGATATTCCGGAACCGTTAGTGGAAATCATTTGACAGAAGGagatgtaatttattcgaacaGACCTGAACCAAGCTACTCTGTAGCGGGTGGATACACGGGAAGTGTTGGTGTGAGCAATCCGGTAGTAGGTACAGTGACTTATCCGAAAACGCCGAGCTATTTCGCGTCCACAGAGTCGCCTGGATCGTCTGTCAATATTCGCGTAGATTCCGCCGGTTCCGTCGGCTCGACAAATCTATACACAGGCTCCAGTGCGTTTAATGCCGATGGTTACTCGGCTTCCACCGGTATTTATTCAGGAGCTACTGAACGACAGCCGTCATTCAATAAAGCCAGCTCGTCATTTGGAATTGAATCGTCTTATCCTGGAGCTATCGGCGGAcaaagtacaaaaatatatcaaggaTCGACCAGTGCAGGATATCCCAAAGCTACGAGCGGCATTTTGCAAGGTTCGACGAGTCCAGGTCGAGTCTCGGCAACTGATTTCGGTGGCGGCGCCTCGAAATTCGTAACTTCAGGAATTTCTGCTGTCTCCGGGCGTACTGATAGTAGACATTTTATAAGCGGTAGTGTACCATCTTCTGGAGTGACAGGCGCTTCTTCGACAAAATATAACGACGAAAAAGAATATACCGTTCCATATTACTTAATACATGGAGAACCGATTCCTTTTAGGAGACCAGGAACTGGAATAAGAGACTATACGCCAGGCGTAATAAGAGATTATAAAAGACCCGATTTAGCGAGACCTAATTTGAATATTAGCAATTTTGGCAATGGAATTTCTACTGGCTACGATGTTCAAAAAGGTGCTACCGGTACGCTCGTGACTGGGAGTGGCGTACAAGAAAGTATTTTTACCAGTGATTCTACTTCCGGGAATGTATTCAGCATTCACGGAAACGTTCCTGGTACGATATCACCTCCTGCCGTTAATCAAGGGACTGTTTTAACAGGAAGAGTACAACCTGGATATATCGCTTCCGGAACACCATCTTCTGGAGTGACAGGCGCTTCTTCGACAAAATACAACGACGAAGAAGGATACACCGTTCCTGTATACTTAATACATGGAGAACCGGTCATTCCTTTGGCAAGACCAGAAGCTGGAGTAAGAGACTATTCGCCAGACGTAATAAGAGATTATAAAAGACCCGATTTAGCGAGACCTAATTTGAATATTAGCATTTTCGGCAATGAAATTCCTACTGGCTACAATGTTCAAAAAGGTGCTACCGGTACGCTCGTGACTGGGAGTGGCGTacaaggaaatatttttaccagTGATTCTACTTCCGGGAATGTCATTAGTCTTCATGGAAACGTTCCTAGTACAATATCACCTCCTGCCATTAATCAAGGGACTGTTTTAACAGGAAGAGTACAACCTGGATATATCGCTTCCGGAACACCATCACCGGGATACGTGATTAGAGACAAGTTAAAAACTGTGGACGGATCAGCTAGACCGGGAACTTTAACATATGGCTCGCCAACTCCTGCAATTTCAGTGTCCGGTCCTTCGACGTCCGGtgtcattttgaaaaatgacatTAGCCCGGGTATCGTTATTTCTGGATATACCGCTCCTGGAATATCTATAGGAAGTTCCGGTCAATCAGGAACTATCGAGAGTTCAACCGGTAAATCATACATATCGCAAGCAGGAACAACTTATCATGGAGTCAGCGGTGACGCAACAAGAGGCTGTTCAAGCAGCTCTCCGAGCGGAGGGCTGACGCGTCCTCAGGGCTACAAGACTGATGTCAAATGCGGCATCGACGCTGTCAATACCGCTTACGATGCCGGCAAATATTCGGCAAGCGACGTGCCGGATTATAGACCGACTAGCGCCAATCTTCCTGAATCAATTGTATCTGGAGGTAGAATACAAAGTAGTGACGGTGTAATTTTTGGTTCTATTTCACAAGGTTCGACTACATTTGCACCAAGATATTCCTCGCCCACATCAGCTGTCTTCACGCCGAGTGGATTCACGAAAACTGGCTTAACTAAGACAGGTATAACCACTGCCATTCTCGGAGGTGGTGGTAGCTTCTCCGTAAGCACAAGCGAACGCCGACCTCCtttaaatacagaaaatatcaGTGAGAAAGCATTCGAGGGAAACGTGGCTGGATATACGAAGACATCGTTTAGTAGTAACGCCGCTGACTTGTCTGTTACCTTGACTCCACCTGATTATTCTTCAACAGCTTCGCCGAGACGCGTCACTGTACAGTCCGCTACTTCCGGCTATTCATATCCTAAGCCAAACGTTCAACTTGGAACAAACGAACGCCGACctgatttaaatatagaaaacatcAGTGAGAAAACATTCGAAGGGAACATGGCTGGATATACGAAAACATCATCTAATAGCAACGCCGTTGATTTGTCTGTTACCTTGACTCCACTTGGCTATTCTTCGACAGCTTCGCCGAGTCGCGTCACTGTACAGTCAGCTACTCCCGGCTATTCGTATCCTAAGCCAAGCGTTCAGCTCGGAACAAGCGGTGTCACCTCATCGTCAATTTCACCGAGTGAGAGTAATTTACCGATTACGTCGCCTAAGCCGTTCTCAAGCATTAATGCATACGATGGATCGCTAGGTAACGTTGGTGCAACATTGTTCGGATATAAGACACCAACGTCGACCGATCGTCGCTTATCAACACCAGTttcatctattatatatactactgAACATCCAGAGATTTATGAAGCGACTCTGTTTGAAGCGGCTAAGATTCCAGCGGCTGTATCGACCGTCAGACCTGTCGTCGATGATGGTTACAAAACGGGGACCGTCCCTTCAAATATCCTGTTAACCGATGACCGATTTATCCAACAAACTGGCATTTCACAGACTGCATCAATATCAACATCTAGTATCGGTTTAGGAGCGAAAGATTATGGTTCTTCTTTAGTTTCCGAATATCTTCCAGCCAAGTCGACTAAGCCTGGTGTAATCACGTCTACTACGAGCAGGTATGACGTACCTGCGACAACTGTGCGTCCGGATCTCGTCGGGGTGACGTACAAGAAACCTTCATCGTTCGCGAATAAAGATCCCTCCTTGATCGCGCCTACTACCTACAGACCTTCCAACCTGTATTACACTGGTCAAAAATTCTGGACGGCATCTTCCGCAGGAGCAACTTCTAACAGTGGCTCTCCGACAAACCTGGGTAtttcgagagagaaaattgacaaattaattacaaattacgaCAGAGGCTCTGTGAGGTATATGCCAAGTATATACGATACCACTGCGAGCTCAGGTTTCGGTACGACCGTCAGGAAATTCTCGTCGTCCGGGAAGTCATCATTCTCTGCGGCCGGCAGTACGGTCGCCATTTCAGCGCCGTCCGGTCCGACATCATCCTCGTACGAAGTTACCACAAAGTCTCCCGAAGCCAAGGGCAAGGTCATCATCAAGTGGAGCGATCTTCATCCGCTTCTTCTAGGCAAGCTCGGCGCGGAGTGTACGTGCAAAGCCGATCCTTTCGCCACTCTTCGCGGCCCGGTAAGGAAGCTGATCGATTCTTCGAAGGGCAAAGTGGATCTCGCTAACTACGACGAATCCGAAATCTACGTCGATGTCGGGAACGAAAATTCTTCTGAAGAAGACAGCAGCGAGTATGGTAATTATCCAGAGGAACCCTATAAAATTAGCGCGCCTAAAACAACGAACAACTCGCCGTCGTCTTCTTACTTACCTGCCTTGCCTTCGACGACAGTCAACACGAGAGATTTCGCTGCAGCAATAGGCTCCCGTACCGAATCACCCGCGGACGATGCACCCTTTGAGCTCCATCTTGGCTTCCGAACTGGCAGGAAATTAAAAGACGCCGTTCCATCACCCAACTCGCTCGCTCAGGATCTAGAGGACGATCCTGATCAAATAATCAACGGCGCCACCGATTGCGCCAGACCGGGCCTCTTCAGACATCCTAGTCTCTGTAATAAATTCTATGCCTGTCATTGGGATCAGTGGAAGAAGAAATTCACGCTTCACATCTTCAATTGCCCCATCCACTTGACGTTCGACTCGAAAGCGAGCGCGTGCAATTGGCCGAGTAAGGGTCCAGCTTGCCAGGCCGACAATCTATTAGTGTAAATTCGTCATTAGACATTTACATACTTCGCCCCCGTCTTCTTTACATCTTTACGAAATCTTTATCTcttgtacataatataataaatagaggcgaaagtaaaagttaattgTAAAACGTTAAAATCACTCCTTAGATCGTGTTAATTCAATTCGAAAGATTGATTCGTCATTACATAAACAATGAGATGTTGCGAGCGCAGcgatatatcattaaatatagaacGACTTACTTTCACGTGGATTGGTCCTTGGATCGATTGATAGCGCCGTTTTAAGTCTATTTTGACACCTAGATTTCCCCTTTAAACGTTTGCATTGAATAGCACCGATGATATATCTCGTCTTGAAATGAATCTCGTAGCATCGGAGAATGGATTCATGAGAAGGTTGAAACCCGTTAAGACGTAAGGGGGAAGACGATCGAGATGCAGGCTGCGTTGTCAAAGTGAAAGTAGTCCGCGTCCATCTATAACAATAAATCGCGAAAAACCGTCgagtgttatttatatttctatttttcaaatttatatgtaaatattgaatatatatatatatatataaatcgtttAAAATATCCGTTAAAATGttcagtaatataataataataataataataattgtagcGTTATCaatgtacttttataaaattatcaacgcgctaaaaatataaaatcttgagaataatacaaaaaaaatttattttttatttaatctcaaatagaggttatttataaaatttttgttagatATAACAAGCGTTTCTCTTATCACAAGTAGTTTATTCATGTTGTCTTTAACTTgacttaatattaatataattgatatacttTCTAGTTAATTTTACGCTTTTCTTTTCGACATCCAGATCCTTCGtaacatttctaaaaaaataataaaatttagatctgCTTCTTATCATATGCGCTACTTACTTAGGTTAATTTTCCCTTTCtatcgttataaatattattatttatttgctattaaaaaaacttaataataacaatgtatATTCTTTCCTTGGGATTTTGACAGCGCTTTGATTACTGTGTCATCGAATActgttacaattttaataaataataaaaataaattgcgtgGCACCAAAATGCACATTCATACTTGTTAACTGGCTCTCATTCTTTTCTTGaactattataaaacttgAGCGAAACTTTAACAGTTATAaaaaaacgcgaaaaaaaataaaatagataattatcttaaacatgtattgtattatattatattatttctttaaaaaattatatgttccCACATTTGTTCCTAGACTctaaacttaataattaaaggctattttttttaatgaaaagctCAACGTTATATCCATCTGCTTTTTTAAACTTGTATCTCTTGGACTGCTCGTATCAGAAAAAgcgtgatattatttttattttttaattcactttACTTTCTCGATAATAGAGATGAAAAGTTGTCACTTTTATTACTACTTGACCAGCCAATCGACGATTGGAGAGGGATCACGATTACCaatcagagagaaagagaacactCACCGCGAACGCGTCTGACGCAAAACGAAAGAAAAGACTAGGCATCGACGTGCAACTCGTTAGTTCGGGCTAGGAGGTGATATAAAGGCGTACCGGGATCTGTCTTGGTTCGATTTGTGGCCTGTAACACGAAAGGATCAGCTTGACCAGCGTGAAGCCCGTCGCTGCCACACCACTCTTTACCATCATGTAAGTTTCTCACTTGCCCTATCTTATTAtcacatataattaacatttttttttacgtcacTCCATTTTATTAGgcattcattaaaatttctaaaaaaatttttttacaactatttataaataataatttgcaagaaaGTTGATCGGACTCTTCCTTTAATAaacaagaattaataatatttcaaaggaATTGattgaatctttttttatacgttgTCTCAAGttgattattttacattgctgcgctatttaaaaagaaattaaactgtcattataaatatagttagagataatataatgttcGTAGAGTATTATTCCGTTGCGCCTATTCAAATGgcgaagataaataaattcatattttgtaAACGGCGTAGTTCTAATTTGCATGAGAATGTGCTTGAGAGGAGAGGCTTTGCAATAACAGCATAGCAAAATGCTAAACGatttctcttattgttagccaCATTAcgtaaatgcaataataaaaacgcGATAATCGTCGACCTTACGATCGCCTTTCCGCAATTCCGGCTATCAATCAATCAACGCAAATATATAATCcgcttattaaaattctaaatatattctcgatatattataaacactTACGTgagttcaaaatttaatttttaacttcgATCACATGTGtcgtatcataaaatattgtttttcataaagcaaaaaattaaattttctcctATCATATGGATGAGttttattcagaaaatattttattaaatcaatgtcaatttttattctttgaagCGGCTTAAactattcaaagtttaatgcTATTCAACAGCAAAATTtgcatatcaaaattttttaaatataaatgatgtgataagaaaattgtttaaaaacagTTACGGTGATTTTACCAAGCAAGAAACTAGAGAGTAAACTCAAAGATCAGCGTACAGAGAAGACGAATCTGGATACTTGTGGTTGAGAAGTAGCCGCAAGCAGTGAAAGTATCTCGAACGATTGAACTTTACCGGGAATGGTCACACTGGCGATTAAACGTCAGTCGAGCAGAAAGAGGCGATATGAgcgtaaaaataatgttctttATACACGATGCGTTACGCAACGACGTTATCGTACAGACGGCTTGTATTATGTTGGTTTTAAGCTTGCTTTCGTGTAATTTTTCGAAGcgtagcaatttttttcattctttaaaattcgatatttttttcatgcatttttcagaattctatttgcaaaattaaattaattgtcgcatttttcaaatattaaatgataatttttttagcacgttataaatttgaagtcaatctatcttttataaaataaagttagaaAAACGGCGAGTAAGAGCAAACGCTGTAATTAGtgcgcaaaaattttattctaacaataagtgacaAATTAATCCTATTATACTAACGTATGTTTTGGTCAATTTTATGACCTTCTTCAgtgcaaaaatacaaaaacaaatGAGAAAAGGCATTCAGTTATTACTACCCATAGATTAGAGTATAATCATGATTTTAATTGGgaagatgttaaaattttgaatagagAAAGTTTTTATGCGAAAAGATTGACCTCAAAGATGATATTctaaaaagacaaataaacaACATAAATTTGCAAACAGACACAGAATGTTTAAACTCTACATATCTAAACATTATAGATAAATTGCCGAAAAGCTAAACAATGTCAAAGACATTGTTTGTTATATTCaggattttaaatatataactgtcGACTTTCTTACCATTATCATACGATCAGTCCGTGGTTAAGCATCTTTATAGTTAAAAAACCAATTATGTAAGTTACaatttaacaaattgtttcttttaaaaaaattttttttattaattagtgaAATTGtgagttaatttttaattatttcaatacagGCTTGCaacctattatttttatttttaatttcacgagCTCTTACTCGTCATTTTTccaacttaattttatatcttttaaagagcttatatattatatttaaactatcttTTCCttgactttaatttaatttgtaatttaattatcaaatttaatttactattgAAATTTATCGTTGGCAAGTCACACACACAAGAgcgagacatttttttatatagtaaataaaaaatcaacgtcaacttttttaaagaatctcTCACGTAGAATCTGAGAGATACATTGTCCATTATATCTAGATAATACGTGGATAAATGTGATACTTATGCTCACTTATATTTAATAGGGTGGTGTGGGCGGTACTGATATTGGCAGTGGTCGCGTTGACCGATGCAGCGATACCAGATCCACCAGAAAATCCCATCACTACTGTCGGCTCCAAGAAATTGGCAACTGCCGCCGATTGCGCCGGGGTTGTCGCCTTTTCTGCAACTCAAGGCTCGGTGAATGTAAGTCAGCATCGTGATTAATAACGTATAAAcatgttgaaatttaaatagttataaCACGAGAGTATAAAACTCTCCAAGtagagtattttaataaatatttattatatttattatttattattattttaataaatattaatcgtcGCGATAAAGAAGCTGATATTCTCGCAATCGTTCATTCTCCGAATGGAGAGTGTAATctgaaactttattattacttatcattatgcatttatatagaaaGTAATACGTGTGAATGTAACAGGCAGCTAAGCTCGTCCTCGCCGAGACCCTGGTGGACAAAGGAGTCGGCTATGCGGCGGAGACTGGCACCTTCACCACGCATTGTCCGGGGCTCTACCAATTCAGCTTCGCCGGGTACGGTAGCACGGACCTGCGGTTGACGTTGAAACGCAAGTTGAACAATTCCGACAGCTGGAGGACAATTGTCAGCGTTGGTCCGGGTGGAGGAAGCAATCTCGTTCTGTTGGACGTCGAAGCGGGTGATCAGCTGGCCGTCTTCGTTGAATCCGGAAAGGTCGCTGACGGGGCTACCTTCACGGGTCATCGCGTTTACAAAAGATAAGCTGGACCATTAACATCTTCAATGACATCAGGCTGATCATTATGATAGGAAAGCGAAATTAAAGTATGATGAAAGTGAGCCTAAAAGAAATCCGTGATATaccaatgtaaaaatatttcactaaaTCTTAGAAGTTTTCATTTTCGGTTTAAAAACTGCATTATATACCAATCTAGTAAAGAATACCGAATTTTATGAGCAGATTATCAAgtcaataatcattaaaataaatcaattttttaaaataatataaaaaatcaagtttGATCAAGgattaaagattgaaaaattaagatatacacataataagtaaaattaatgttatgtttttgataaattttgaaattttcatcaatatacatattataatagcaTCTGAAAAGGAAAACAATTAAAACGCTTTTGCAAAATCCAAGTTATGAATATCAACGTTACTTGACTTATTGTTGAAGGACTTTCTTGTGTGCCAAAATAGAGTTCATAATTCGtatcatttttaaacttttgcgatttaatattttatgataattatctCTCCGTTCTCAATCATTcggttaaaaatttcattcatctaataattttgattgcaaAATGTAGAAACAAATTTCTACCCATTTTGTAAATCAACACAGACTTTTTCAGTTTTTCCTTCTTTCATCTCTTCGTGCTTTCTAGCGTTTTTCTTCTTCATATTAACTTTCTCCTCGAAATTCGTTTTTCTCGACTTATTCTTCTCACTATCATAGATCAACGCGATTAAAAATCAACTTTCTCCCTTCCATTTACGAGcatttatctttctctatattttctttgattatttatgtttCTAATACTTTCTCTAGTCTTTATTGTTCTCCATTATTTCTACACTATTCCCCTTTGAAATTGTTCTTTTCCTCCGCTCTTACTTCTGCTGCCTGTcacaaattttacttttcgtTGTTtcagattttctttttcagctACCTCTTTCTTGCTTCCTTTAGAATACTcgtctttaaaaatatt encodes:
- the LOC140674079 gene encoding uncharacterized protein; amino-acid sequence: MWGRGVLLVSLALIALGTTTKCPKRKMSPIREILCYTSVFDAQLLTDSVCSCTTLVHQHHDVRNLSVSHILDLRKSLKEMHPPLQFVISIYDPAMTLRNSAMVRQEAIARIITVIKEVDGVEMNVTAGSKERLYNFIKSLRAEMIRKSDDKRIFLALPSKPEDLAKQFDMKELVKYIDLFTLSTDYMTDEDGAFVTFHPSRLMGLFDMLNTDSLVDLISELGAPKQKIMMTLPANAYRFALKHETDNAPRSQTTEKEPTSIDRQQLCEAINDGEWTVERDEDLTAPYAFQNKTWIAFEDKISVGIKGKYALLRDLAGLAVRNIENDIKTECEVPLTEEIYRSFTEFRRKSRQAVLNALEDELHQTQFSYPNQAKTSSFRVVRVVDSEGHIRAVRESTQTEFVCRRQGYFVHPKSCNRFYRCVKFNQAIEDYSVFEFDCPAGLSFDERTEVCVWPGSLPQGSPCPGSSEIAPVAPKRFECSQPGYYADPQNCRWFFACMDLGESELMAFEFRCPYGLVFDEKRLVCEWPWLVPACSESGSAYTRAEYNYGGGYTVAGSSTGAATGGYITGGLPQYSATAGTGYSNVDYSKTAGTGVHGGNYFAGSTVGYHGKHTSGAAAVSGYVGSSGLIGVDYSKPSGYGTVSSIPTYTGRVDSVLPAGESSTGYSASNDKISNTGYTVSTGYGSGSRYSGGYTGSSGGITTGFSGSAARGYSGTVSGNHLTEGDVIYSNRPEPSYSVAGGYTGSVGVSNPVVGTVTYPKTPSYFASTESPGSSVNIRVDSAGSVGSTNLYTGSSAFNADGYSASTGIYSGATERQPSFNKASSSFGIESSYPGAIGGQSTKIYQGSTSAGYPKATSGILQGSTSPGRVSATDFGGGASKFVTSGISAVSGRTDSRHFISGSVPSSGVTGASSTKYNDEKEYTVPYYLIHGEPIPFRRPGTGIRDYTPGVIRDYKRPDLARPNLNISNFGNGISTGYDVQKGATGTLVTGSGVQESIFTSDSTSGNVFSIHGNVPGTISPPAVNQGTVLTGRVQPGYIASGTPSSGVTGASSTKYNDEEGYTVPVYLIHGEPVIPLARPEAGVRDYSPDVIRDYKRPDLARPNLNISIFGNEIPTGYNVQKGATGTLVTGSGVQGNIFTSDSTSGNVISLHGNVPSTISPPAINQGTVLTGRVQPGYIASGTPSPGYVIRDKLKTVDGSARPGTLTYGSPTPAISVSGPSTSGVILKNDISPGIVISGYTAPGISIGSSGQSGTIESSTGKSYISQAGTTYHGVSGDATRGCSSSSPSGGLTRPQGYKTDVKCGIDAVNTAYDAGKYSASDVPDYRPTSANLPESIVSGGRIQSSDGVIFGSISQGSTTFAPRYSSPTSAVFTPSGFTKTGLTKTGITTAILGGGGSFSVSTSERRPPLNTENISEKAFEGNVAGYTKTSFSSNAADLSVTLTPPDYSSTASPRRVTVQSATSGYSYPKPNVQLGTNERRPDLNIENISEKTFEGNMAGYTKTSSNSNAVDLSVTLTPLGYSSTASPSRVTVQSATPGYSYPKPSVQLGTSGVTSSSISPSESNLPITSPKPFSSINAYDGSLGNVGATLFGYKTPTSTDRRLSTPVSSIIYTTEHPEIYEATLFEAAKIPAAVSTVRPVVDDGYKTGTVPSNILLTDDRFIQQTGISQTASISTSSIGLGAKDYGSSLVSEYLPAKSTKPGVITSTTSRYDVPATTVRPDLVGVTYKKPSSFANKDPSLIAPTTYRPSNLYYTGQKFWTASSAGATSNSGSPTNLGISREKIDKLITNYDRGSVRYMPSIYDTTASSGFGTTVRKFSSSGKSSFSAAGSTVAISAPSGPTSSSYEVTTKSPEAKGKVIIKWSDLHPLLLGKLGAECTCKADPFATLRGPVRKLIDSSKGKVDLANYDESEIYVDVGNENSSEEDSSEYGNYPEEPYKISAPKTTNNSPSSSYLPALPSTTVNTRDFAAAIGSRTESPADDAPFELHLGFRTGRKLKDAVPSPNSLAQDLEDDPDQIINGATDCARPGLFRHPSLCNKFYACHWDQWKKKFTLHIFNCPIHLTFDSKASACNWPSKGPACQADNLLV
- the C1q-vp gene encoding C1q-like venom protein isoform X1; amino-acid sequence: MVVWAVLILAVVALTDAAIPDPPENPITTVGSKKLATAADCAGVVAFSATQGSVNAAKLVLAETLVDKGVGYAAETGTFTTHCPGLYQFSFAGYGSTDLRLTLKRKLNNSDSWRTIVSVGPGGGSNLVLLDVEAGDQLAVFVESGKVADGATFTGHRVYKR